A window of Microbacterium sp. Root61 genomic DNA:
GGATTGATCGGCGCGACATTCGGCCCGTCGACGTGGCGGGCGATTCCGCAGGAGGACATCGACCTCTACGCGCAGCTGTCCGGCGACGACAACCCGATCCACGTCGATGCCGTTGCGGCGGCCGCCTCACCGTTCGGGGGGCGCATCGCGCACGGCATGCTCACCCTCAGCATGGTGGTGCCGCATCTGCGCGAGATCTACCGAGTGACCGGCACGACGACCGGGATCGTGTACGGGTTCAACAAGATCCGGTTCCCGAGCCCGGTGCCGTCCGGCGAACGGATCCGCGTCCGCGGCGAGATCGCGGACGTCATCGAGATCGACGGCGGCGTCCAGGTCGAACTCGCCCTCACGTTCGAGGTCGAGCACGCCACGAAGCCCGCGGTCTTCGCCGAGTTGATTCTGAGGCACTACCGATGAGCGG
This region includes:
- a CDS encoding MaoC family dehydratase, with product MTEPHPVLTTIDDVGGLIGATFGPSTWRAIPQEDIDLYAQLSGDDNPIHVDAVAAAASPFGGRIAHGMLTLSMVVPHLREIYRVTGTTTGIVYGFNKIRFPSPVPSGERIRVRGEIADVIEIDGGVQVELALTFEVEHATKPAVFAELILRHYR